A genomic region of Aeropyrum pernix K1 contains the following coding sequences:
- a CDS encoding RNA ligase — MASAAEVLASALRAVGVDPGSVDLEALSTRRSVRVSRFEDVVYVGFRRQFRGVPEGTLVAFRRGEQIVVWGYPSIKRMLLPRVAVPRWFPGPTVLVEEKMNGYNVRVFTLGGMVYAATRGGLICPYTTRRLRRLYGGALQKILEDLGAEGSFIAGEVVGLENPYTRYYYEEAPGFGYFIFDIFKGGRQLPPRVKFSLAPEYGLKTVNLLAEIPATASGVERLYTIVEDLEKRGREGVIVKDPEGRVEPLKYTTSRTNIGDIRLGMRYPFEEGRSFLFPRILREIFREWETGRRRYGELGEAILAPAIEAVEAVSRGGRLVEEFELVFANEVEAEEVIAYFASLGVHLEIAGVARGVDGVRVAFRKPRKSEGEIARILETGISPLD, encoded by the coding sequence TTGGCCAGCGCGGCTGAGGTCCTCGCCAGTGCCCTGAGGGCCGTTGGTGTGGATCCGGGTAGCGTCGATCTTGAAGCCCTCTCCACGAGGAGGAGCGTTAGGGTCTCGAGGTTCGAGGACGTAGTCTACGTAGGGTTCAGGAGGCAGTTCCGCGGCGTGCCTGAGGGGACCCTCGTGGCCTTCAGGCGGGGGGAGCAGATTGTGGTCTGGGGCTACCCGTCGATAAAGAGGATGCTGCTGCCGAGGGTGGCCGTGCCGAGATGGTTCCCTGGGCCGACTGTGCTTGTTGAGGAGAAGATGAACGGCTACAACGTGAGGGTCTTCACGCTCGGCGGCATGGTCTACGCGGCTACACGGGGCGGCTTAATATGCCCCTACACTACGAGGAGGCTGAGGAGGCTCTACGGGGGGGCTCTCCAGAAGATCCTAGAGGACCTGGGGGCCGAGGGCTCCTTCATTGCGGGAGAGGTTGTAGGCCTCGAGAACCCCTACACTAGATACTACTACGAGGAGGCCCCGGGCTTCGGCTACTTCATCTTCGACATATTCAAGGGAGGCCGCCAGCTCCCGCCCCGGGTGAAGTTTAGCCTCGCCCCCGAGTACGGGCTCAAGACGGTCAACCTACTCGCCGAGATCCCTGCTACCGCTTCGGGCGTGGAAAGGCTCTACACGATTGTTGAGGACCTCGAGAAGAGGGGTAGGGAGGGCGTTATAGTGAAGGACCCGGAGGGCAGGGTAGAGCCACTGAAATACACCACCAGCAGGACCAACATAGGTGACATCAGGCTGGGCATGAGGTACCCGTTCGAGGAGGGTAGGTCCTTCCTATTCCCCCGAATCCTCAGGGAGATATTCAGGGAGTGGGAGACGGGCCGCAGGAGGTACGGGGAGCTGGGCGAGGCTATACTGGCGCCTGCCATAGAGGCTGTGGAGGCGGTCAGCAGGGGTGGGCGGCTTGTGGAGGAGTTCGAGCTGGTGTTCGCTAACGAGGTTGAGGCGGAAGAGGTTATAGCCTACTTCGCAAGCCTGGGTGTGCACCTGGAGATAGCTGGTGTTGCTAGGGGTGTAGATGGTGTTAGGGTGGCTTTCAGGAAGCCTAGGAAGAGTGAGGGCGAGATAGCCAGGATACTGGAGACGGGAATCAGCCCTCTAGACTAG
- a CDS encoding immunoglobulin-like domain-containing protein, producing MPSTYLALTSMNLPSEDMGGESVFLEPDKKVYGEGDTVTVKLVNNSGRTLEYRFGWTLYTWDGGAWVADPEFNPVFPVANDVIKHGETKVVAVFKPESFDFYPGEYKIVKILEDVYSGERILVEAGFRVGG from the coding sequence GTGCCCTCGACCTACCTCGCATTAACAAGCATGAATCTCCCGTCGGAGGATATGGGGGGTGAGTCTGTTTTTCTGGAGCCGGATAAGAAAGTTTATGGTGAAGGCGACACTGTAACAGTCAAACTTGTGAATAACAGCGGTCGAACGCTGGAGTACCGCTTCGGGTGGACCTTGTACACGTGGGACGGCGGGGCATGGGTGGCGGATCCCGAGTTTAACCCTGTTTTCCCCGTCGCTAATGACGTTATAAAGCATGGGGAGACTAAGGTTGTAGCAGTTTTTAAACCAGAATCTTTTGACTTCTATCCCGGGGAGTATAAGATCGTGAAAATTCTTGAAGACGTCTATAGTGGGGAGCGAATACTGGTCGAAGCTGGCTTCAGGGTTGGAGGCTAG
- a CDS encoding 4-hydroxybenzoate octaprenyltransferase produces MKVGGGSTGSTSLSWDAGALRRRGRLHAYMRLVRIEHTIFSLPFAYVGALLSRYPFTLADAILMAAAVVGLRMAGMAYNNIADLDIDRLNPRTAKRPLVVGAVSLREAWALVAAGSAIYFASAALLNTYALLLSPLVLAIALTYPHAKRLHPLPHLHLGIVLGSVVFGGAVAASGDEASSLGEVLRSVPWLYVAAVSLWVAGFDTIYSIMDIDFDRSHGLGSIPALLGPKGALAASLAMHAAAVALFIAGVEAYGLGAIATVSTALTALVIILVQAMAWLGRVKESFNLNLAVPIIIGAGIIVDMLHHMIRLL; encoded by the coding sequence TTGAAGGTAGGTGGGGGGAGTACGGGCTCGACTAGCCTATCATGGGACGCGGGCGCGCTCAGGAGGCGGGGGAGGCTACACGCTTATATGAGGCTAGTGAGGATAGAGCACACTATATTCAGCCTCCCCTTCGCCTATGTAGGCGCTCTACTATCGAGATACCCCTTCACACTAGCAGACGCTATACTCATGGCAGCAGCGGTGGTGGGGTTGAGGATGGCCGGGATGGCCTACAACAACATAGCCGACCTTGATATAGACCGGCTGAACCCGCGGACCGCGAAAAGGCCTCTCGTCGTGGGGGCGGTGAGCCTGAGAGAGGCATGGGCCCTCGTTGCAGCAGGCTCCGCCATCTACTTCGCCTCCGCCGCCCTCCTAAACACCTACGCCCTCCTACTATCACCCCTAGTCCTGGCCATAGCACTCACCTACCCCCACGCCAAACGTCTCCACCCCCTCCCCCACCTGCACCTCGGCATAGTACTCGGCTCAGTGGTCTTCGGCGGGGCCGTCGCGGCCTCGGGCGACGAGGCATCCAGCCTAGGTGAGGTCCTCAGGAGCGTGCCCTGGCTATACGTCGCGGCAGTCTCCCTATGGGTAGCTGGCTTCGACACAATATACAGCATCATGGATATAGACTTCGACAGGAGTCATGGCTTAGGAAGTATACCAGCCCTGCTGGGGCCAAAGGGGGCTCTAGCGGCTTCACTGGCCATGCACGCTGCAGCCGTCGCCCTATTCATAGCAGGAGTAGAAGCCTACGGCCTCGGAGCTATAGCCACGGTCTCTACAGCCCTAACAGCCTTAGTGATAATACTTGTGCAGGCTATGGCTTGGCTTGGAAGGGTTAAGGAGAGCTTCAACCTGAACCTAGCCGTGCCTATAATCATAGGTGCCGGCATTATAGTGGATATGCTTCACCATATGATACGGTTGCTTTAA